The following are encoded in a window of Brevibacillus sp. DP1.3A genomic DNA:
- a CDS encoding helix-turn-helix domain-containing protein translates to MEEFQTNIGENIKRIRKERNLSLDKTSEITGVSKTMLGQIERGKSAPTITTLWKIASGLRLSFSSLVSQYKPNVTIVKKKEVNPIIENNGQYRVYPLVPYNPEQQFEIFLVTLEPGCEHIAEPHSTGVEEFILVNEGTLEVVVNEQVYIVEPEDTLIFKADRPHIYRNNGDRIVKCSVVIHYSSQ, encoded by the coding sequence ATGGAGGAATTTCAGACAAATATTGGAGAGAACATAAAGCGTATTCGGAAAGAAAGAAACTTGAGCTTGGATAAAACTTCTGAAATAACAGGAGTTAGCAAAACAATGTTAGGACAAATTGAAAGAGGCAAGTCGGCTCCAACTATCACAACCCTTTGGAAAATAGCTAGCGGGTTGCGCTTATCCTTTTCTTCACTCGTTAGTCAATACAAGCCGAATGTTACGATCGTAAAAAAGAAGGAAGTAAATCCGATTATTGAAAATAACGGACAGTATCGTGTATATCCACTGGTACCGTACAATCCAGAACAACAGTTTGAGATCTTCTTGGTAACCCTTGAACCAGGATGCGAGCATATAGCAGAACCGCATTCAACAGGGGTTGAGGAATTCATTCTCGTAAATGAAGGCACGCTAGAGGTTGTTGTCAATGAACAAGTTTATATAGTTGAGCCTGAGGATACTCTTATTTTTAAAGCAGACAGGCCTCACATTTATCGAAACAACGGAGATCGTATCGTAAAGTGTTCCGTAGTCATTCACTACTCTAGTCAATGA
- a CDS encoding D-alanine--D-alanine ligase — protein sequence MKIGVIMGGISSEREVSLKTGQEMINHLDRTRYEAVPIVVTQRADLITQIQQEGIDFALLALHGQYGEDGTVQGALETLGIPYTGSGVLASSLCMNKQLSKMLLKEAGIQTPVGLYWKDVYDPQAVEQLSYPVIVKPNMGGSSIGVQLVHNEKELLSAVQEARHLDQGILIEPYLKGTELTCAILDGEVLPIIGIRSAHSEWFDYRAKYEDGGAEEKVIELPSVTQQRVREAALASYRLLQCKVYARVDMILCEDMPYVLEVNTLPGMTANSLFPKSAAAAGMTFTQLLDRIIASSLHERKQEWGNTAND from the coding sequence ATGAAGATAGGCGTTATTATGGGTGGTATTTCTTCTGAGCGTGAGGTTTCACTGAAGACTGGTCAAGAGATGATCAATCATTTGGATCGCACTCGTTATGAGGCAGTTCCCATTGTCGTTACGCAGCGAGCGGATTTAATCACTCAGATTCAGCAGGAAGGCATCGATTTCGCGCTATTGGCGCTGCATGGCCAATATGGTGAGGATGGCACGGTACAGGGAGCGCTGGAGACACTGGGTATTCCATATACAGGAAGCGGTGTCCTGGCAAGTAGCCTATGTATGAATAAGCAACTGTCCAAAATGCTGCTGAAGGAGGCAGGCATTCAAACGCCTGTAGGACTTTACTGGAAGGACGTTTATGATCCTCAGGCCGTAGAGCAATTAAGTTACCCGGTGATTGTGAAGCCGAACATGGGAGGATCCAGCATCGGTGTCCAGCTCGTGCATAATGAGAAGGAGCTGCTGTCAGCAGTTCAGGAAGCCCGCCATTTGGATCAGGGAATCTTAATTGAGCCCTATTTGAAAGGGACGGAGCTTACCTGCGCAATTCTGGATGGCGAAGTACTACCGATTATCGGCATTCGCTCCGCGCATTCAGAGTGGTTCGACTACCGAGCGAAATATGAGGACGGTGGCGCGGAGGAGAAGGTGATCGAGCTTCCTTCCGTTACTCAGCAGCGTGTCCGCGAGGCGGCGCTCGCCAGCTACCGACTGCTGCAGTGCAAGGTCTATGCAAGGGTCGATATGATTTTGTGTGAGGATATGCCTTACGTGCTAGAAGTGAACACCTTACCGGGGATGACTGCCAACAGCCTGTTTCCAAAGAGTGCAGCTGCAGCAGGTATGACTTTTACACAGCTGCTGGACCGTATTATTGCGAGCTCTCTCCATGAGCGGAAACAGGAATGGGGGAACACTGCTAACGACTAG
- a CDS encoding PLP-dependent aminotransferase family protein, whose protein sequence is MFQDFKLVGDRPVAIQVKEYVKRLIIKGALQADQKLPSTREMSSLLKVSRNSVIAAYEGLADDGFAYAIPGKGSYVTAMEGHLAADKGGADGSDSWQIDWKARMNEYAVSAAELDMMKQGIRAKKETISFTSIAPDEQLFDLGDVRRAFMDRMAIEGQVLLNYGYAKGYKPLIDYLMRYMENKGVDVSGKDMLITSGFTEGFDIVLSALRPSARRGAAICENPTHHTAIKNLKLQGFEITGIPMESDGIDVEQLEAVLQKQTNSFELAYLTPSYHNPTGIVMSPAKRSAVMKLLMRYQIPVIEDGFNEELRYSGAHVAPLIATAGQGNGVIYIGSFSKVLFPGLRVGWVLGDKALIDNLESIKRARTIHTSTIDQSILYQYLLNGNFDKYVKKARMEYKRKYELTKACCEAHLPEAQLSGDGGLHLFLTFPIAVNTRQLLEACTEHGVIFAPGDKFFIQEGTGTNTLRLGFSRVTDENIERGIQIIGKQARRFLET, encoded by the coding sequence ATGTTCCAGGATTTCAAGCTTGTTGGTGACCGTCCAGTCGCGATACAAGTGAAAGAATACGTCAAACGTTTAATAATCAAAGGCGCGCTTCAGGCGGATCAAAAGCTGCCCTCCACACGAGAAATGAGCAGTCTGCTAAAAGTGAGTCGCAATTCGGTGATTGCAGCCTATGAAGGCCTAGCCGATGACGGATTTGCGTATGCGATTCCCGGCAAAGGCAGCTATGTTACCGCTATGGAGGGCCATTTGGCTGCGGATAAAGGAGGAGCTGACGGCTCCGACTCCTGGCAGATCGACTGGAAGGCACGGATGAATGAATATGCTGTATCCGCTGCAGAGCTGGACATGATGAAGCAGGGCATTCGCGCCAAAAAAGAAACTATTTCGTTCACAAGCATCGCGCCGGATGAACAGTTGTTTGATCTGGGGGATGTAAGGCGAGCCTTTATGGATCGGATGGCAATCGAAGGGCAAGTGCTGCTCAATTACGGGTATGCCAAGGGCTACAAGCCACTGATCGATTACTTGATGCGTTATATGGAGAATAAGGGCGTCGATGTAAGCGGCAAGGATATGCTGATTACAAGCGGGTTTACAGAAGGTTTTGACATAGTACTGTCAGCACTGCGCCCTTCTGCTCGCCGTGGAGCAGCCATTTGTGAAAATCCAACTCATCATACAGCGATCAAGAATTTAAAGCTGCAGGGATTTGAGATTACTGGCATTCCGATGGAGAGTGATGGTATTGATGTAGAGCAGCTCGAGGCTGTATTGCAGAAGCAGACAAACAGCTTCGAGCTGGCCTATTTGACTCCTTCCTATCACAATCCGACAGGCATTGTCATGTCGCCAGCGAAGCGCAGTGCCGTTATGAAATTACTGATGCGCTATCAGATTCCGGTGATCGAGGATGGATTCAATGAGGAGCTGCGCTACTCGGGAGCGCATGTTGCGCCATTAATCGCAACAGCAGGGCAAGGAAACGGAGTCATCTATATAGGTAGCTTCTCCAAAGTACTGTTCCCTGGATTGCGAGTGGGCTGGGTGCTCGGAGACAAGGCACTAATCGATAATCTGGAAAGCATTAAGCGTGCACGAACCATTCATACATCAACCATCGATCAATCGATACTCTATCAATATTTGCTGAATGGAAATTTCGATAAATATGTAAAAAAGGCCCGTATGGAATATAAGCGCAAATATGAGCTGACGAAGGCTTGCTGTGAAGCACATCTCCCCGAGGCACAATTGTCTGGCGACGGGGGCTTGCATTTGTTTCTTACCTTTCCGATAGCGGTAAATACACGCCAACTGCTAGAAGCTTGCACAGAGCACGGTGTCATTTTTGCACCGGGGGACAAATTTTTTATTCAAGAAGGAACAGGGACGAATACCTTGCGACTTGGTTTTTCACGAGTAACGGATGAAAATATCGAGCGGGGGATTCAGATCATCGGCAAACAAGCGCGTCGCTTTCTTGAGACATAA